In Rhodobacteraceae bacterium LMO-JJ12, a single window of DNA contains:
- a CDS encoding NAD(P)H-dependent oxidoreductase subunit E, whose product MTQETKKGIWKSGKGKGRRTPKGRQLDDLALEQVRALLGENERRRDLLIEFLHLIQDAYGHLSAAHIRALAEEMRLSQAEIYEVASFYAHFDIVKEGETPPPALTIRVCDSLSCELAGAQALMAALKDGFDPAEVRVLRAPCMGRCDTAPTLELGHNHIDHATFDSVKAAIQAGDTHPTIPDYQTLESYISGGGYDVLKRLRTSGDWEEVQEQMHVSGLRGLGGAGFPSGKKWGFVRAHAGPRYLAVNGDEGEPGTFKDRYHLEREPHLFFEGMLIAAWAVDATRAYIYMRDEYPAVLDILRREIKALEDASYVGKGYIELRRGAGAYICGEESAMIESIEGKRGMPRHRPPFVAEVGLFDRPTLVHNIETLHWVARVMREGPQILNSVEKNGRKGLRSYSVSGRVKNPGVHLLPAGSTILDIIDAAGGMLDGHTLKAYQPGGPSSGLLPASMNDIPLDFDTLQPHDTFIGSAAVVVLSQHDSARAAALNMLRFFEDESCGQCTPCRVGCEKAVKLMQADHWDQPLLEELCQAMGDASICGLGQAAPNPIRLTMKHFPDEV is encoded by the coding sequence ATGACGCAAGAGACAAAAAAGGGCATTTGGAAGTCCGGCAAGGGCAAGGGGCGCCGCACGCCCAAGGGCCGACAGCTTGACGATCTTGCGCTTGAACAGGTGCGCGCGCTTTTGGGCGAAAACGAACGCCGTCGCGATTTGCTGATCGAATTTCTGCATCTCATACAGGATGCCTACGGCCACCTTTCCGCCGCCCATATCCGCGCCCTTGCCGAGGAAATGCGCCTCTCACAGGCGGAAATCTACGAGGTTGCCAGCTTTTATGCCCATTTCGATATCGTCAAAGAGGGCGAAACCCCGCCACCCGCGCTCACCATCCGGGTCTGCGATTCGCTTTCCTGCGAACTGGCTGGCGCGCAAGCGCTCATGGCTGCACTGAAAGACGGGTTTGACCCGGCCGAGGTTCGCGTATTGCGCGCGCCCTGCATGGGGCGCTGCGACACCGCGCCGACGCTGGAACTTGGCCACAACCATATCGACCATGCCACATTCGACAGCGTAAAGGCGGCGATCCAGGCCGGCGATACGCACCCGACAATCCCCGACTATCAAACTCTTGAAAGCTATATTTCGGGCGGCGGATACGACGTGTTGAAACGCCTGCGCACCTCGGGCGATTGGGAAGAGGTGCAAGAGCAGATGCACGTGTCCGGTCTGCGCGGTCTGGGTGGCGCTGGCTTCCCCTCGGGCAAGAAATGGGGCTTCGTGCGCGCCCATGCGGGGCCGCGCTATCTGGCTGTGAACGGTGATGAGGGTGAGCCGGGAACTTTCAAGGATCGCTACCACTTAGAGCGTGAACCTCATCTTTTTTTCGAAGGTATGTTGATCGCGGCATGGGCCGTCGATGCGACCCGTGCCTATATCTACATGCGCGATGAGTATCCCGCAGTTCTTGATATATTGCGTCGTGAAATCAAGGCATTGGAAGATGCTTCTTATGTGGGCAAAGGCTATATCGAACTGCGCCGCGGCGCGGGGGCCTATATCTGCGGCGAAGAAAGCGCGATGATTGAAAGCATCGAAGGCAAACGCGGCATGCCACGCCATCGCCCGCCTTTCGTGGCCGAGGTCGGCCTGTTCGATCGCCCCACTCTGGTGCATAATATCGAAACCCTGCACTGGGTTGCGCGGGTGATGAGAGAAGGCCCCCAAATCCTTAATTCGGTTGAGAAAAATGGGCGCAAGGGTCTGCGAAGTTATTCCGTGTCTGGCCGCGTAAAGAACCCCGGCGTGCATCTCCTCCCGGCGGGGTCCACCATCCTCGATATCATCGACGCGGCGGGCGGCATGCTCGACGGTCACACCCTCAAGGCCTATCAGCCCGGCGGCCCGTCTTCGGGGCTTTTACCCGCCTCGATGAACGACATCCCGCTCGATTTCGACACGCTGCAACCACACGACACCTTCATCGGTTCGGCGGCGGTCGTGGTCCTGTCGCAACATGATTCCGCGCGCGCCGCCGCGCTCAACATGCTGCGCTTTTTTGAGGATGAAAGCTGTGGCCAATGCACCCCATGCCGGGTGGGCTGTGAAAAAGCGGTCAAGCTGATGCAGGCTGATCACTGGGATCAACCACTTCTGGAAGAGCTCTGCCAGGCTATGGGCGACGCCTCGATCTGTGGGCTGGGGCAGGCCGCGCCGAACCCCATTCGCCTCACCATGAAACATTTCCCTGACGAGGTTTGA
- a CDS encoding lysoplasmalogenase → MSHLFSIPGILPLALVAAALAAFYWLWFCYRTASWAKSVVKTASVLALTLAAALAGGPASLIAALLLCALGDYLLSRPSEAQFMAGIGAFAAGHIAYVVLFLTHPLAQPETLLVMPQTVYIALLAGFGVVMALLLWARAGAMRVPVLFYIPVILSMGAGVLALPALGPLALAHPAALLFILSDFTLAMELFVLPERQRLRRYTPFIVWPTYWGAQALFFLAFAAHLPV, encoded by the coding sequence ATGAGCCATCTTTTCTCCATCCCCGGCATCCTGCCACTCGCGCTTGTCGCCGCTGCCCTCGCCGCGTTCTATTGGTTGTGGTTTTGCTATCGCACGGCAAGTTGGGCAAAATCGGTGGTGAAAACTGCCTCGGTCCTGGCGCTGACTTTGGCCGCAGCACTGGCAGGCGGGCCAGCGTCACTCATTGCCGCGCTCTTGCTCTGCGCATTGGGGGATTACCTGCTTTCGCGCCCCTCCGAGGCACAATTCATGGCCGGAATAGGCGCTTTCGCCGCCGGTCATATCGCCTATGTCGTGCTGTTTCTGACCCATCCGCTGGCCCAGCCCGAAACCCTTCTCGTCATGCCACAAACGGTTTACATCGCGCTCTTGGCGGGGTTTGGCGTCGTGATGGCGCTGCTTCTCTGGGCGCGCGCCGGTGCGATGCGCGTGCCGGTTCTGTTTTACATTCCGGTCATCCTGTCGATGGGGGCAGGGGTTCTGGCGCTGCCTGCGCTTGGCCCGCTCGCCCTCGCGCACCCTGCCGCGTTGCTCTTCATCCTGTCGGATTTCACCCTCGCGATGGAGCTTTTCGTGTTGCCCGAGCGCCAGCGCTTGCGCCGCTATACGCCCTTTATTGTCTGGCCCACCTATTGGGGCGCGCAGGCGCTCTTTTTCCTTGCTTTCGCGGCTCATCTACCCGTTTGA
- a CDS encoding lytic transglycosylase domain-containing protein: MMRMLWIVLFVGLGAGARGDPPDQTCSSGKLQDVRCIRAAYFVRDTCQAIEVFSARYGLDSGFFARLIWQESRFDPFAISPAGAQGIAQFMPHTAKRRGLRDAFNAAEALDHSARYLAEMAERYGNLGLAAVGYNGGERRAEGLIAGTGGLMRETVDYVALITGLSHEDWLEEDVKVPDLRLAKDKGVAAACFDMAQNRRLSPMPRPKPRIAPWGVQLAFGTSKAEARARFDEKTRACSALIKGKRLDLVWQKSRASRKGGYWMARIGQDEAKAAHGLCRKLRAKGCICAVYRNGK, translated from the coding sequence ATGATGCGCATGCTTTGGATTGTCTTGTTTGTCGGGTTGGGGGCGGGTGCGCGGGGCGACCCGCCGGATCAGACCTGTTCGAGTGGCAAATTGCAGGATGTGCGGTGCATTCGTGCAGCGTATTTCGTGCGTGACACCTGTCAGGCAATCGAAGTTTTCAGCGCGCGCTATGGGCTTGATTCGGGGTTTTTCGCGCGTCTTATCTGGCAGGAGAGCCGGTTTGACCCGTTTGCAATAAGCCCGGCGGGGGCGCAGGGGATTGCGCAATTCATGCCCCACACGGCCAAACGGCGCGGCCTGCGCGATGCGTTCAATGCGGCCGAGGCGTTGGATCATTCAGCCCGGTATCTGGCCGAAATGGCGGAGCGGTATGGCAACCTTGGACTGGCGGCCGTGGGCTATAACGGAGGCGAGCGGCGCGCCGAGGGGTTGATTGCGGGAACTGGCGGGCTGATGCGCGAAACGGTGGACTATGTGGCGCTCATCACCGGGCTGAGCCATGAGGATTGGCTTGAGGAGGATGTGAAGGTGCCCGATCTGCGGCTGGCCAAGGACAAGGGGGTTGCCGCCGCCTGTTTCGATATGGCGCAAAACCGGCGTCTATCGCCCATGCCCCGGCCCAAGCCACGGATTGCGCCCTGGGGGGTGCAATTGGCCTTTGGCACCAGCAAGGCAGAAGCGCGGGCGCGGTTTGATGAAAAAACCCGGGCCTGTTCGGCGTTGATCAAGGGCAAGCGGCTGGATCTTGTCTGGCAAAAGAGCCGGGCCAGCCGCAAGGGCGGCTATTGGATGGCACGGATCGGGCAGGATGAAGCGAAGGCGGCGCATGGTTTGTGCCGCAAGCTGCGCGCGAAGGGCTGTATCTGTGCCGTCTATCGCAACGGGAAATGA
- the ftsY gene encoding signal recognition particle-docking protein FtsY — protein sequence MSFFKKLKSKLFKSSSRLEEGLDAIVQEGGEAEEIVSSAQPEETPTPEPAPVPEPDPKPEPTPQPTPEPEPVPTPEPQEVPTPTPTPEPEPTPVEKPAPQPEPSPAPEPKPTPRPEPQPEPKPEPSPIPEVPPARDPIPAPTPVEIPDSTPSESPMPADPPPSPTPVEIPVETLGTPAASAKQSTSESITPGFLGRIFKREKKTVLRRVLDDDMLEQLEELLIASDMGVDTALRITANMAEGRYGTKVSTDEIKRLLSNEISRVMEEVARPMPLYTKKPQVVLVVGVNGSGKTTTIGKLASQFKAAGKQVVIAAGDTFRAAAVEQLQVWGDRAGVPVLTAPEGSDPASLAFDALKKAETDGADLLMIDTAGRLQNRADLMEELAKIVRVIRKIDPTAPHNTLLVLDATTGQNALSQVETFQKLADVTGLVMTKLDGTAKGGVLVALADKFGLPIHAIGVGEQIDDLAPFDPAEFAAALTGVEA from the coding sequence ATGTCATTCTTCAAGAAGCTCAAGTCCAAACTGTTCAAATCCTCCTCCCGGCTTGAGGAAGGGCTTGATGCGATTGTCCAGGAAGGCGGCGAGGCGGAAGAAATCGTTTCTTCCGCCCAACCCGAAGAGACCCCGACGCCTGAACCTGCCCCGGTTCCAGAACCCGACCCCAAACCAGAACCCACGCCGCAACCCACGCCAGAACCAGAACCGGTTCCGACTCCTGAGCCGCAAGAAGTTCCCACCCCAACACCGACGCCTGAACCGGAGCCAACCCCGGTTGAAAAGCCCGCGCCCCAGCCCGAGCCGTCTCCAGCGCCGGAACCCAAACCAACCCCGCGCCCGGAGCCACAACCTGAACCAAAACCTGAACCAAGCCCCATCCCCGAGGTGCCCCCGGCTCGTGACCCGATCCCGGCGCCGACCCCGGTCGAAATTCCAGACTCCACACCCAGCGAATCGCCGATGCCCGCCGATCCGCCACCTTCCCCCACCCCTGTCGAGATCCCTGTCGAAACCCTGGGCACCCCCGCCGCCTCGGCCAAGCAATCAACCAGTGAAAGCATCACACCCGGCTTCCTTGGGCGCATTTTCAAGCGTGAGAAGAAAACCGTCCTGCGCCGCGTGCTTGACGACGACATGCTCGAACAACTTGAAGAGCTGCTCATCGCCTCTGACATGGGCGTCGACACGGCCCTGCGGATTACGGCCAACATGGCCGAAGGTCGCTATGGCACCAAGGTCTCCACCGACGAGATCAAGCGCCTGCTTTCAAACGAGATCAGCCGCGTGATGGAGGAGGTCGCCCGCCCGATGCCGCTTTATACCAAGAAGCCGCAGGTCGTGCTGGTGGTCGGCGTCAACGGCTCGGGCAAGACCACAACCATCGGCAAGCTTGCCTCGCAATTCAAAGCTGCGGGCAAACAAGTGGTGATTGCGGCGGGCGATACCTTCCGCGCCGCTGCGGTTGAACAATTGCAGGTCTGGGGGGATCGCGCCGGTGTGCCGGTCCTCACCGCGCCCGAAGGCTCCGACCCGGCCAGCCTCGCCTTTGACGCGCTGAAAAAGGCCGAGACCGACGGCGCCGACCTTTTGATGATAGACACCGCGGGTCGATTGCAAAACCGCGCCGATTTGATGGAGGAACTGGCCAAGATTGTTCGCGTTATCCGCAAGATCGACCCCACTGCGCCGCACAACACACTTTTGGTGCTTGATGCGACCACCGGACAAAACGCGCTTTCTCAGGTCGAAACCTTCCAGAAACTCGCCGATGTAACGGGTCTCGTGATGACCAAGCTTGATGGCACCGCCAAGGGCGGCGTGCTGGTGGCGCTGGCTGACAAGTTTGGCCTGCCGATCCATGCCATCGGTGTGGGTGAACAAATCGACGATCTCGCCCCCTTCGATCCGGCCGAATTCGCCGCCGCCCTGACCGGAGTGGAGGCATGA
- a CDS encoding MgtC/SapB family protein, producing MFDIILNELNGTFSAVPPIVAATRLIAAMVLAGLIGFEREFWNKPAGLRTHMLVSLAACLFIIVSQQLASMPFGAQDALRVDPLRLVEAVTAGVAFLAAGIIFTSGGEVRNITTGASLWLCGAIGLACGAGQMPLAAMTTGIILVVLLILGQIARLAKQE from the coding sequence GTGTTTGATATTATTCTCAATGAGCTGAACGGTACTTTTTCTGCCGTTCCGCCAATTGTTGCGGCGACGCGCTTGATTGCCGCCATGGTTCTGGCCGGGTTAATTGGATTTGAGCGGGAATTCTGGAACAAGCCTGCCGGGCTTCGCACGCATATGCTGGTGTCATTGGCGGCCTGTTTGTTCATCATTGTCAGCCAACAGCTGGCCAGTATGCCGTTTGGCGCGCAGGACGCACTTAGGGTCGACCCGCTACGATTGGTTGAGGCGGTGACGGCAGGTGTCGCCTTTCTGGCGGCTGGTATCATTTTTACCTCCGGCGGCGAGGTGCGCAACATTACCACGGGCGCGTCGCTCTGGCTGTGTGGCGCTATCGGGCTGGCGTGTGGTGCGGGGCAAATGCCGCTGGCCGCGATGACGACAGGGATCATTCTGGTTGTATTGCTGATTCTGGGTCAGATCGCGAGACTCGCCAAGCAAGAATAG
- a CDS encoding DMT family transporter: MSDWIISLEGTEAGHRAAMGLALLAAFLHAVFGALQKGRFDPWLSRGAIDGFYALIAAPLALFVVPWPEPHMWLLFAGAWAIHTAYKVLQAMTYTRGAYTVVYPVVRGTGPLFAVIGAWLIFGETFTAIQWLGVFTLLAGIYGLAVYNLRTITVDRETMPLALGLAVITGMFVAFYTTFDAYGIRATANPFTFLAWFFMIDGLTFPVIAALRYRSLLAPPPLAPLLRMGFMGAFIAFASFGSIMLATRLDKVGEAAVLRETSTVFAALIGWLMLGERTGPRRIALMALIAAGAVIVEMGG, encoded by the coding sequence ATGAGCGATTGGATCATCTCTCTTGAAGGCACCGAAGCAGGCCACCGCGCCGCAATGGGCCTAGCGCTGTTGGCGGCCTTCCTGCACGCGGTCTTTGGCGCGTTGCAAAAGGGGCGGTTCGACCCTTGGCTGTCGCGCGGCGCGATTGATGGCTTTTATGCGCTGATCGCTGCGCCGCTGGCGCTGTTCGTCGTGCCTTGGCCCGAACCGCACATGTGGCTGCTCTTTGCTGGAGCCTGGGCCATTCACACCGCCTACAAGGTGCTCCAAGCGATGACCTACACGCGCGGTGCCTATACGGTGGTCTACCCGGTGGTGCGCGGCACTGGCCCGCTGTTTGCCGTAATCGGCGCATGGCTGATTTTTGGCGAGACCTTCACGGCCATTCAATGGCTCGGCGTCTTCACCTTGCTGGCGGGTATCTACGGTCTTGCGGTCTATAACCTGCGCACCATTACCGTTGATCGCGAAACCATGCCGCTCGCACTTGGTCTTGCCGTGATCACCGGAATGTTTGTGGCGTTTTACACCACATTTGACGCCTACGGCATCCGTGCCACCGCCAATCCTTTCACGTTCCTTGCGTGGTTTTTCATGATCGACGGGCTTACTTTTCCGGTGATTGCCGCATTGCGCTACCGCTCGCTGCTCGCGCCTCCACCACTCGCCCCGCTATTGCGCATGGGCTTCATGGGCGCCTTCATCGCATTCGCCTCCTTTGGCTCGATCATGCTGGCCACGCGCCTCGACAAAGTCGGCGAGGCGGCGGTTTTGCGCGAAACCTCCACCGTCTTTGCTGCCCTGATCGGCTGGCTGATGCTGGGTGAGCGCACAGGTCCCCGCCGAATTGCCCTTATGGCCTTGATCGCAGCGGGCGCCGTGATAGTTGAGATGGGCGGATAG
- a CDS encoding septation protein IspZ, translating into MTQTDPNQTPDQPKAISPLLKMALELGPVILFFIAYVKLKDEVYTIGGTDYAGFIIVTAGFIPLMIASTGILWWLTGHLSKMQIMTVVLVVVFGGLSVWLNDPRFIKMKPTILYLFFAGALGAGLLQGKSYLRGLMDGVMPLTHEGWMLLTKRLTAFFLGLAVANELVWRLMSEQAWVNFKTFGLTAAIFVFFMTQGKLFKEYNSGEE; encoded by the coding sequence ATGACCCAGACCGACCCCAATCAGACCCCTGATCAGCCCAAAGCCATCAGCCCATTGTTGAAAATGGCGCTCGAACTTGGGCCGGTGATCTTGTTCTTTATTGCCTATGTAAAGCTCAAGGACGAGGTTTATACCATCGGCGGCACTGATTATGCCGGGTTCATCATCGTCACCGCCGGGTTCATTCCGCTGATGATCGCCTCCACGGGCATCCTGTGGTGGCTCACCGGGCATCTGTCGAAAATGCAGATCATGACGGTGGTTCTGGTGGTGGTCTTTGGTGGCTTGTCGGTCTGGCTCAACGATCCGCGTTTCATCAAGATGAAGCCGACAATCCTTTATCTTTTCTTTGCAGGAGCCCTCGGCGCGGGGCTGTTGCAGGGTAAAAGCTATCTGCGCGGGTTGATGGATGGCGTTATGCCGCTGACACATGAGGGCTGGATGCTTTTGACCAAACGCCTCACCGCCTTCTTCCTCGGTCTTGCCGTCGCGAACGAGCTGGTCTGGCGGCTGATGTCTGAACAGGCTTGGGTGAACTTCAAGACCTTCGGTTTGACGGCGGCGATCTTCGTCTTCTTCATGACACAGGGCAAACTCTTCAAAGAGTATAATTCAGGCGAAGAATAA
- the metZ gene encoding O-succinylhomoserine sulfhydrylase has translation MSDNWNPRTKAVHGGTRRSQYNEVSEAIFLTQGFVYDTAEQAEARFIETGPDEFIYARYGNPTVAMFETRMAGLEGSEDAFATASGMAAVNAALVAPLKAGDHVVAARALFGSCLYILDEILPRFGVEVTLVDGTDLAQWEAALRPDTKLVFFESVSNPTLEVIDITAVSALAHKVGATVVVDNVFATPVFSNAIAQGADVVVYSATKHIDGQGRALGGVVLGTREFIRKTIEPYMKHTGGAMSPFTAWIMLKGLETIDLRVKAQAATALAMANALQGHAKLARTIYPGHPGHAQHDLVKSQMGQGGTVVSLDLAGGQAAAFRFLNALQIAVISNNLGDAKSIVTHPATTTHQRLPDDQKITLGITPGLVRFSLGLEDTDDLIADVLQALDTA, from the coding sequence ATGAGCGACAATTGGAACCCACGCACCAAAGCGGTGCATGGCGGCACCCGCAGATCCCAGTACAACGAAGTCAGCGAGGCGATTTTCCTCACGCAGGGCTTTGTCTATGACACCGCCGAACAGGCCGAGGCACGGTTCATTGAAACCGGCCCCGATGAATTCATCTATGCCCGCTACGGCAACCCCACCGTGGCAATGTTTGAAACCCGCATGGCCGGTCTCGAAGGGTCCGAGGATGCCTTTGCCACCGCTTCGGGCATGGCCGCCGTCAATGCCGCACTGGTTGCGCCCTTGAAGGCGGGCGATCACGTCGTCGCGGCACGCGCGCTTTTCGGTTCCTGCCTCTATATCCTGGATGAGATCCTGCCGCGCTTCGGGGTCGAGGTCACATTGGTCGACGGCACTGACCTCGCCCAGTGGGAAGCGGCCCTGCGCCCCGACACCAAACTGGTGTTCTTTGAATCCGTCTCCAATCCGACGCTCGAAGTGATCGACATCACCGCCGTTTCTGCCCTTGCACATAAGGTCGGCGCAACCGTTGTCGTCGACAATGTTTTTGCCACGCCAGTCTTTTCAAACGCCATCGCGCAAGGTGCCGATGTGGTGGTCTATTCCGCCACCAAACACATCGATGGGCAGGGGCGCGCACTTGGCGGCGTCGTGCTCGGCACGCGTGAATTTATCCGCAAAACCATCGAACCCTACATGAAACACACCGGCGGTGCGATGTCGCCCTTTACCGCCTGGATCATGCTCAAAGGGCTGGAAACCATCGACCTGCGCGTCAAGGCCCAAGCGGCAACCGCGCTGGCCATGGCCAATGCGCTGCAAGGTCATGCGAAACTCGCGCGCACGATCTATCCCGGCCATCCGGGCCATGCGCAACATGATCTGGTCAAATCCCAGATGGGGCAGGGCGGCACAGTGGTCTCGCTTGATCTCGCGGGTGGGCAGGCGGCGGCGTTCCGCTTCCTGAATGCGCTTCAGATCGCGGTGATCTCGAATAACCTCGGTGATGCCAAATCAATCGTCACCCACCCGGCGACCACCACCCATCAACGCCTGCCGGACGATCAGAAAATCACCCTTGGCATCACCCCCGGGTTGGTGCGGTTCTCGCTCGGCCTCGAAGATACTGACGACCTCATCGCCGACGTGCTGCAAGCCCTCGATACCGCCTGA
- the folE2 gene encoding GTP cyclohydrolase FolE2, which produces MNKFVPEIDTTAAPTRDEAQTALSRLRHWAATASPEEVADLDPMIARLLPDAALSNYPALARAYPEGFEVSEAYKATLPDLQNGPESLIKGAKRVIQHVGISNFRLPIQYHTRDNGDLTLETSVTGTVSLEAGKKGINMSRIMRSFYTHADKTFSFEVIEAALDDYKADLESFDARIQMRCSFPVKVPSLRSGLAGYQYYDIALELVEQGGVRSKIIHLDYVYSSTCPCSLELSEHARQFRGQLATPHSQRSVARLSVEVLCGADCLWFEDLIDLARRAVPTETQVMVKREDEQAFAELNAANPIFVEDAARLFAQQLEQDPRVGDFRVVASHQESLHSHDAVSILTEGDLFESQSVDPKLFTTLFHVG; this is translated from the coding sequence ATGAACAAGTTTGTACCCGAAATCGACACAACAGCAGCGCCGACGCGCGACGAGGCGCAAACCGCGCTCTCTCGCCTGCGCCATTGGGCGGCCACGGCCAGCCCCGAAGAGGTGGCCGACCTCGACCCGATGATCGCCCGGCTTCTCCCAGATGCCGCCCTGTCAAATTACCCCGCATTGGCGCGCGCCTACCCGGAAGGTTTCGAGGTGAGCGAGGCCTACAAAGCCACATTGCCCGACCTGCAAAACGGGCCGGAGAGCCTGATCAAAGGCGCAAAACGGGTGATTCAACACGTCGGCATCTCAAATTTCCGCCTGCCGATTCAATATCACACCCGCGACAACGGCGATCTGACGCTGGAAACCTCGGTCACTGGCACGGTTAGCCTGGAGGCCGGGAAAAAGGGCATCAACATGAGCCGCATCATGCGCTCATTCTATACCCACGCCGACAAAACCTTCTCTTTTGAAGTGATTGAAGCCGCGCTTGATGACTACAAAGCCGATCTCGAAAGCTTTGACGCGCGCATTCAAATGCGTTGTTCCTTCCCGGTCAAAGTGCCCTCCCTACGCTCGGGGTTGGCGGGGTATCAATACTACGATATCGCGCTGGAACTGGTCGAACAGGGCGGCGTGCGCTCCAAGATCATTCATCTCGATTACGTCTATTCCTCAACCTGCCCCTGCTCGCTTGAGCTTTCCGAGCACGCCCGCCAATTCCGCGGACAACTCGCCACGCCGCATTCGCAGCGTTCGGTCGCGCGCCTCTCGGTCGAAGTGCTTTGCGGCGCGGATTGCCTGTGGTTCGAAGATCTGATCGACCTTGCCCGCCGGGCCGTTCCCACGGAAACTCAGGTGATGGTCAAACGCGAGGATGAACAGGCATTCGCCGAACTTAATGCCGCCAACCCGATCTTTGTCGAAGACGCGGCGCGCCTTTTCGCCCAGCAACTCGAACAAGACCCGCGCGTCGGCGATTTTCGCGTTGTGGCCAGCCATCAGGAAAGCCTGCATTCCCATGATGCGGTTTCGATCCTGACCGAAGGCGATCTGTTCGAAAGCCAGAGTGTTGACCCCAAACTTTTCACCACCCTGTTTCACGTCGGCTGA
- a CDS encoding TrkH family potassium uptake protein, which translates to MFDLRPVGYVIGLLVAALGLAMLLPLAVDLAEGREHWPVFAESAVLTFLTGGLIALSCQNGTQQGLSIQQTFLLTSGVWVALPLFGALPFMLGHTDARFVDAFFEAMSGLTTTGSTVFTGLDDMPKGILLWRGILQWLGGIGIIVVAMVFLPELRVGGMQIFRSEAFETMGKILPRATQISGQISVIYVGITLLCTVTYLILGMNPFDATVHALTTVSTGGFANYDASFETFSGPIEYAASVFMILAALPFVRYVQLLNGHATPLYRDTQVRAFLLTIAFLVLVTALVLTSIFPHHWEQAIREGLFNITSIISGTGFSSVNYMKWGAFLIAMFFFVGLIGGCAGSTTCSVKIFRYQILFSSIRTQVKRTAYPHGVFPPHYDGRPITEDVLNSVMSFFVFFTVTLGLVAVALSLTGLDFVTSLSGAATAIGNIGPGLGDTIGPAGNFSTLNDSAKWILSFAMFIGRLELMVVFALFTVGFWRV; encoded by the coding sequence ATGTTTGATCTGCGCCCCGTCGGATATGTGATTGGTTTGCTGGTGGCAGCGCTCGGGCTGGCCATGCTTTTGCCCCTTGCCGTCGATTTGGCAGAAGGGCGCGAGCATTGGCCCGTCTTTGCCGAATCCGCTGTGCTGACCTTCCTCACCGGCGGGCTGATCGCGCTGTCGTGCCAGAATGGCACCCAGCAGGGGCTGAGCATTCAGCAAACCTTTCTTCTGACCTCGGGGGTCTGGGTGGCGCTGCCCCTTTTCGGCGCCTTACCCTTCATGCTGGGTCATACTGACGCCCGCTTTGTTGATGCGTTTTTTGAGGCGATGTCGGGCCTTACCACCACCGGTTCCACAGTGTTTACCGGGCTTGACGACATGCCCAAGGGCATTCTGCTTTGGCGTGGCATCCTGCAATGGCTGGGTGGCATCGGCATCATTGTCGTGGCGATGGTGTTCCTTCCAGAGCTGCGGGTCGGCGGTATGCAGATTTTTCGCTCCGAGGCCTTTGAAACAATGGGCAAAATCCTGCCCCGTGCCACCCAGATTTCGGGCCAGATTTCGGTGATCTACGTTGGCATCACATTGCTATGCACAGTTACCTATCTCATCCTTGGGATGAACCCTTTTGATGCCACGGTGCATGCGCTGACCACTGTATCCACGGGCGGGTTTGCCAATTACGATGCCTCATTCGAAACCTTTTCGGGGCCGATAGAATACGCGGCTTCGGTCTTCATGATTCTGGCGGCGCTACCCTTCGTTCGCTACGTTCAACTGCTCAATGGCCATGCCACGCCGCTGTATCGCGACACTCAGGTGCGCGCCTTTCTATTAACAATCGCCTTTCTGGTTCTGGTCACGGCGCTGGTGCTCACCTCGATCTTCCCGCACCATTGGGAGCAAGCTATCCGCGAGGGGCTTTTCAATATCACCTCGATCATTTCGGGAACCGGCTTCTCGTCCGTGAATTACATGAAATGGGGTGCCTTTCTGATTGCGATGTTCTTCTTTGTCGGGTTGATCGGCGGCTGCGCCGGGTCAACCACCTGTTCGGTCAAGATATTTCGCTATCAGATCCTGTTTTCCTCGATACGTACTCAGGTCAAGCGCACTGCCTATCCCCATGGCGTCTTTCCTCCGCATTATGATGGTCGCCCGATTACCGAGGACGTGCTCAATTCGGTCATGTCCTTCTTCGTCTTCTTCACGGTTACACTGGGTCTTGTCGCAGTTGCACTTTCACTGACGGGGCTCGATTTTGTCACCTCGCTTTCCGGTGCTGCCACGGCGATCGGCAATATCGGCCCGGGCCTTGGGGATACCATTGGCCCCGCAGGCAATTTTTCGACCCTCAACGACTCCGCCAAATGGATCCTCAGCTTCGCCATGTTCATCGGCCGCCTCGAACTCATGGTGGTTTTTGCCCTCTTCACGGTGGGATTCTGGAGGGTCTGA